A DNA window from Bdellovibrio sp. BCCA contains the following coding sequences:
- the gyrA gene encoding DNA gyrase subunit A has product MENNQDEKGVTRVDISKEMRGAYLQYSMSVIVGRALPDVRDGLKPVHRRVLFAQNEMNNRHNRPYLKSARVVGDVIGKYHPHGDASVYDTMVRMAQDFSLRYPLEDGQGNFGSIDGDNPAAMRYTEIRLTNLAEELLNDLEKETVSFGPNYDDSLQIPTVLPAKFPNLLVNGSAGIAVGMATNIPPHNLGEVIDGCVHLINNPDCQLEDLMQHIKGPDFPSYGVIAGREGILQAYKKGRGIISLKAVAEIVQVKDREEIIVTEIPYQVNKAKLIESIADLVRDKQIEGISDIRDESSREGMRIVIQLKRGENASVILNRLYKFTQMQTSLGIIMLALDAKNQPVTFDLKGMLEAFVDHRRDVVTKRCIFELKKAQERAHILEGLKKALDHIEEVIKTIRASKEANAAREALMSKFEFSEKQAIAILEMRLQRLTGLERDKIIAELEELMKQIDWLKFVLSDVREIYKIIVTELEDIKKRYADPRRTQIQGSLDDIEDEDLIADEDMVVTVTNTGLIKRMPTAEYRVQKRGGKGLKGMETKEEDYVTDLFSASTKTMLLVFTDKGKVYWCKVHKLPLGSRTSKGKSLANVVQLSSGESVRAILPVDEFSENKYVVMLTEKGIIKKTSLDSFANPRTAGIIALTTDLEDGVIDVKISDGQSDIFIATKEGMSIRFNEEDVRGMGRTARGVKAITLAKDDVVVAMEVLEKNTKDTILMVTSKGYGKRSEVEEYRIQSRGGVGIITQKTTDKVGVVIGTKKVSEKMELILSTDKGQVIRMKVTDISVLGRNTQGVRLINIDEKEETVTGVAVVEEDETPEETPAAAAPPAGVTH; this is encoded by the coding sequence ATGGAAAATAATCAAGATGAAAAGGGTGTAACCCGCGTCGATATTAGCAAGGAAATGCGTGGAGCCTACCTTCAATATTCGATGTCCGTGATCGTAGGCCGTGCTCTTCCAGACGTGCGTGATGGTTTAAAACCCGTGCACCGTCGTGTTCTTTTCGCACAAAATGAAATGAACAACCGCCATAACAGACCGTACTTGAAGTCGGCTCGTGTGGTCGGGGACGTAATCGGTAAATACCATCCTCACGGTGACGCTTCTGTATACGATACGATGGTTCGTATGGCGCAAGATTTCTCTTTGCGCTACCCGCTTGAGGATGGCCAAGGAAACTTCGGTTCTATCGACGGTGATAATCCGGCAGCCATGCGTTACACGGAAATCCGTTTAACAAATTTGGCTGAAGAACTTCTGAACGATCTTGAAAAAGAAACCGTTTCATTTGGTCCGAACTACGATGACTCTCTTCAAATTCCAACAGTTCTTCCTGCGAAATTCCCGAATCTTTTGGTGAATGGTTCTGCGGGTATCGCCGTTGGTATGGCGACAAATATTCCGCCGCACAACTTGGGCGAAGTGATCGATGGCTGCGTGCACTTGATCAACAACCCTGACTGTCAGCTTGAAGATCTCATGCAACATATCAAGGGCCCTGACTTCCCGTCTTACGGTGTGATCGCAGGTCGCGAAGGTATCTTGCAAGCTTACAAAAAAGGCCGCGGTATTATTTCTTTGAAAGCCGTTGCTGAAATTGTTCAAGTGAAAGACCGTGAAGAAATCATCGTTACGGAAATTCCGTATCAGGTGAATAAAGCGAAATTGATCGAATCGATTGCGGACCTTGTTCGTGATAAACAAATCGAAGGTATCTCTGATATCCGCGATGAGTCTTCACGTGAAGGTATGCGTATCGTGATCCAACTAAAACGCGGTGAAAATGCCAGCGTGATTTTGAATCGCCTTTACAAGTTCACTCAAATGCAAACGTCTCTTGGTATCATCATGCTTGCGCTTGATGCGAAAAATCAACCGGTGACATTTGATTTGAAAGGCATGCTTGAAGCTTTCGTGGATCACCGTCGTGACGTTGTTACGAAACGTTGTATCTTCGAACTTAAGAAAGCCCAAGAGCGCGCACACATCTTGGAAGGTTTAAAAAAAGCTCTCGATCATATCGAAGAAGTTATTAAAACAATCCGCGCTTCTAAAGAGGCTAATGCCGCTCGCGAAGCCTTGATGTCGAAATTTGAATTCTCTGAAAAACAAGCGATTGCGATCCTCGAAATGCGTTTGCAACGTTTGACAGGTTTAGAACGTGATAAAATCATCGCTGAACTTGAAGAACTGATGAAACAAATCGACTGGTTGAAATTCGTTCTTTCGGACGTTCGTGAAATCTACAAAATTATCGTAACTGAACTTGAAGATATTAAAAAACGTTACGCAGATCCTCGTCGTACGCAAATCCAAGGCAGCCTTGATGATATCGAAGACGAAGATTTGATTGCTGATGAAGACATGGTTGTGACTGTCACAAACACAGGTCTTATCAAGCGTATGCCAACAGCCGAATACCGCGTGCAAAAACGTGGCGGTAAAGGTCTGAAGGGTATGGAAACGAAAGAAGAAGACTATGTAACGGATCTCTTCTCTGCTAGCACGAAAACGATGCTTCTTGTCTTCACGGATAAGGGTAAAGTTTACTGGTGTAAAGTTCATAAACTTCCTCTAGGAAGCAGAACTTCGAAAGGGAAATCACTTGCAAACGTGGTTCAACTTTCTAGTGGTGAAAGCGTTCGTGCGATTCTTCCGGTGGATGAGTTTAGCGAAAACAAATACGTTGTGATGCTCACTGAAAAAGGGATCATCAAGAAAACGTCTTTGGATTCTTTCGCAAATCCAAGAACCGCAGGTATCATCGCATTGACGACAGATCTTGAAGACGGCGTTATCGACGTAAAGATCTCTGACGGCCAAAGCGATATCTTCATAGCAACCAAAGAAGGTATGTCGATTCGTTTCAACGAAGAAGACGTGCGTGGAATGGGTCGTACGGCTCGCGGCGTGAAAGCTATCACACTTGCGAAAGACGACGTTGTTGTGGCGATGGAAGTTCTTGAGAAAAACACAAAAGATACTATCTTGATGGTGACTTCAAAAGGTTACGGAAAACGCTCTGAAGTTGAAGAATACCGCATCCAATCTCGTGGTGGTGTGGGTATCATCACTCAGAAAACGACAGACAAAGTCGGCGTTGTTATCGGAACGAAAAAAGTTTCAGAAAAAATGGAACTGATTCTTTCGACTGATAAAGGACAAGTGATCCGCATGAAAGTGACGGACATCTCTGTTCTAGGACGTAACACTCAAGGTGTTCGTTTGATCAACATCGATGAAAAAGAAGAAACTGTCACAGGTGTTGCGGTTGTTGAAGAGGATGAAACTCCTGAAGAGACACCGGCAGCAGCGGCTCCTCCAGCAGGAGTCACTCACTAA
- a CDS encoding tetratricopeptide repeat protein codes for MIRVFLIALVLALTACSSQEEADYKQAQKEIAQEHYRIALSYLDKVIKRNNPTKYPLEAAREAARISFFEIKDFNKAIEYHHFIVLHSLDEKERLESQKQIAAIYFNNLQNYQESIVEYSKLQQMPHTDLEAAQYKMNVARAQYYQNNFFQAESEIDSLLKLKGDDNTRFSALMLKGNILVARKDFAKAADIFKDLIKNFPEKAIQENVALILAVCYEENLDFKSAIAVLEEYKNKYSPPEYIELRIKRLQERMKNAPGAKGFRK; via the coding sequence ATGATCAGAGTTTTTCTGATTGCCTTAGTGCTGGCACTCACCGCCTGCTCTTCCCAAGAGGAGGCGGATTATAAGCAAGCACAAAAAGAGATAGCTCAGGAGCACTACCGAATTGCCCTGAGCTATCTCGATAAAGTCATTAAAAGAAATAATCCCACAAAATATCCTCTGGAAGCGGCTCGCGAAGCTGCAAGGATTTCTTTTTTCGAAATTAAGGATTTCAATAAGGCGATCGAATATCATCACTTTATTGTTTTGCACTCACTTGATGAAAAAGAGCGTTTAGAATCGCAGAAACAAATCGCAGCGATTTACTTTAACAATCTTCAAAACTATCAAGAGTCGATTGTTGAATACAGCAAACTTCAGCAGATGCCTCATACGGATCTTGAAGCCGCTCAATATAAAATGAACGTGGCGCGTGCTCAGTATTATCAAAATAACTTTTTCCAGGCAGAGTCTGAAATTGATTCACTCTTAAAACTTAAAGGCGATGACAACACTCGTTTTAGTGCGTTGATGCTTAAAGGAAATATTCTAGTTGCGCGCAAAGATTTTGCGAAGGCTGCGGATATTTTTAAAGACCTCATTAAAAACTTCCCGGAAAAAGCGATTCAGGAAAACGTCGCTTTGATTCTGGCTGTTTGTTATGAAGAAAATTTGGATTTCAAAAGTGCGATCGCTGTTTTGGAAGAATACAAAAACAAATACAGCCCGCCCGAATATATAGAACTTCGTATTAAGCGACTTCAAGAACGTATGAAAAATGCTCCCGGAGCGAAAGGCTTTAGGAAGTAA
- a CDS encoding AtpZ/AtpI family protein has product MKKYIIFASIGFELVGLILGCFYLGQFLDQKYQTKGLIFVGLTFAALIGWLWRVIWLLRRMQKEDEKEEAGSKKSDR; this is encoded by the coding sequence ATGAAAAAGTATATAATTTTTGCATCCATCGGCTTTGAACTTGTCGGTTTGATCTTAGGGTGTTTTTACCTAGGGCAATTCCTTGATCAAAAATATCAAACGAAAGGTCTCATCTTTGTGGGGCTGACGTTTGCGGCTTTGATCGGATGGCTGTGGAGAGTGATTTGGCTTCTTCGCAGAATGCAAAAAGAAGACGAAAAAGAAGAAGCGGGCTCTAAAAAATCCGATCGGTAA
- the atpB gene encoding F0F1 ATP synthase subunit A, whose protein sequence is MSFNWTQLIPGVGHHYDHVATLGIATVGVFAIGAAARASLGKGETAVLPASKFSLRGIMEMLTEMMDGLAEMVIGEHGKHYVPFFTSVFFFILLNNLIGMIPGMTPATENINTTFGFGCLMFLFYNFQGIKENGIVAYLKHFMGPVIFLAPLMFVIELVSHFVRPFSLGLRLANVMMGDHTVLSVFLDLVPIGVPIPFYMMGLFVCFVQAFVFTLLSMVYVAFAIAHDH, encoded by the coding sequence ATGTCATTTAACTGGACACAACTTATTCCAGGAGTAGGTCATCACTACGATCACGTTGCAACTTTGGGTATTGCAACTGTTGGTGTATTTGCAATCGGAGCTGCTGCTCGTGCATCTCTTGGTAAAGGTGAAACTGCGGTTCTTCCTGCTAGCAAATTCTCTCTTCGTGGCATCATGGAAATGCTAACTGAAATGATGGACGGACTTGCAGAGATGGTTATCGGTGAACACGGTAAACACTACGTTCCTTTCTTCACTTCTGTTTTCTTCTTTATTCTTTTGAACAACCTAATCGGTATGATTCCAGGAATGACTCCTGCGACTGAAAACATCAACACGACATTTGGTTTCGGTTGCTTGATGTTCTTGTTCTACAACTTCCAAGGTATCAAAGAAAACGGGATCGTGGCATACCTTAAGCACTTCATGGGTCCGGTTATTTTCCTAGCTCCATTGATGTTCGTGATCGAACTTGTTTCACACTTTGTTCGTCCGTTCTCTTTAGGTCTTCGTCTTGCGAACGTTATGATGGGTGACCACACAGTATTGTCTGTGTTCCTTGATCTCGTTCCAATCGGTGTACCAATTCCATTCTACATGATGGGATTGTTCGTATGCTTTGTTCAGGCTTTTGTATTTACATTGCTTTCAATGGTTTATGTGGCATTCGCGATTGCACACGACCACTAA
- a CDS encoding ATP synthase F0 subunit C, with protein MKKMIVAMVALLASASAFAQDAAAPAVEAAAAHSDKGLVAIAAAIAIALSVFGGAMAQGKTAATALDGIARNPAASGKLLIPMILGLALIESLVIYALIIALRLA; from the coding sequence ATGAAAAAAATGATCGTTGCAATGGTTGCTTTGTTGGCTTCTGCATCTGCATTCGCACAAGACGCTGCTGCTCCAGCTGTTGAAGCTGCTGCTGCTCACTCTGATAAAGGTTTGGTAGCTATCGCTGCTGCTATCGCTATCGCTTTGTCTGTATTCGGTGGCGCTATGGCTCAAGGTAAAACTGCTGCTACAGCTCTTGATGGTATCGCTCGTAACCCAGCAGCTTCTGGTAAGCTTTTGATCCCAATGATCTTGGGTCTTGCACTTATCGAGTCATTGGTTATCTACGCGTTGATCATCGCTCTTCGTTTGGCTTAG
- a CDS encoding MerR family transcriptional regulator, which translates to MKNWLTIGQFSKAIGVSAKALRLYEKMGLLRSHTRGENGYRYYDDSQLALAKRLKEFKDLGFSLAEIKSLLQSDHALDSKKLKITMRTRLDLINQEAELLKEQKKQIETILSSIEKKSEPLKADERRVIMSLYGKVSIVVTGVDGLEKTAEYIQKHFRNAHQDVPILQWKENMDLPVEKPYVLVVSEKELHSDNVLKIHPDVVVIKSLSTYSEEIEKLYLKLFSGVGPHVNTVINADDRAAVALVAHPTIKKSRYFYFSKNRALEKQIKNIGGIVSDGEEFEIYSFNMKSRVHLKFGRILSFDEEVALISSLGAVMTVGLEQEQLQIS; encoded by the coding sequence ATGAAGAACTGGCTGACGATCGGACAATTTTCAAAAGCAATCGGTGTTTCGGCAAAAGCTTTGCGTCTTTATGAGAAGATGGGACTTCTTAGGTCTCACACTCGTGGAGAAAACGGCTATCGCTATTACGATGATTCACAACTGGCTTTGGCAAAACGTCTTAAAGAGTTTAAGGACTTGGGATTTAGCCTTGCTGAAATCAAAAGTCTTTTGCAGTCTGATCACGCACTTGATTCTAAAAAATTAAAAATCACGATGCGCACGCGACTTGATTTGATTAATCAAGAAGCTGAGCTTCTCAAAGAACAAAAGAAACAAATCGAAACCATCCTTTCCTCCATCGAAAAAAAATCAGAGCCACTTAAGGCTGATGAGAGGAGAGTTATCATGAGTTTGTATGGCAAGGTTTCCATTGTTGTTACTGGCGTCGACGGTTTAGAAAAAACGGCGGAATATATTCAGAAACATTTTAGGAATGCACATCAAGACGTCCCGATTCTTCAATGGAAGGAGAACATGGATCTTCCTGTGGAGAAACCTTATGTCTTGGTTGTTTCTGAAAAAGAGCTTCATTCTGACAACGTATTAAAAATTCATCCTGACGTGGTTGTGATCAAAAGTCTAAGTACATACTCTGAAGAAATAGAAAAATTATACTTAAAACTTTTCTCTGGAGTTGGTCCGCATGTTAATACTGTGATCAATGCAGACGATCGCGCAGCAGTCGCTTTAGTGGCTCATCCCACAATTAAAAAAAGTCGATATTTTTATTTTTCAAAAAATCGAGCTCTTGAAAAACAAATAAAAAATATTGGTGGCATCGTTAGTGATGGCGAAGAGTTTGAAATCTACAGCTTTAATATGAAAAGCCGTGTTCATCTCAAGTTCGGCAGAATTCTTTCATTTGATGAGGAAGTTGCGCTGATTTCGTCTCTTGGAGCTGTGATGACTGTAGGCCTTGAACAGGAACAACTTCAAATAAGTTAA
- a CDS encoding phosphomannomutase/phosphoglucomutase, translating into MFQPVIFREYDIRGVYNGQFDDHFAYLLGRAFIVYMKDNAGVTNPTIALGHDARESSPAIIRNLAKGMMESGAKVIHLGLVTTPVCYFSTFELKGVNGAIQVTGSHNPPEYNGFKISVGKGTIFGAEIQKLREIIQKNQFIDGKGSEESFDIKPMYYERYKKEFGTIKDTKVVLDCGNGAGGSVVRGLFNAVGLNPTILFEEPDGRFPNHHPDPTVEENLVDLKAQVLKEGAVCGIGFDGDADRIGVVDHTGRMIYGDELMVVISRAILETQKGAKIIGDVKCSDRLYQDVAKHGGQPIMWKTGHSLVKEKIKVEKAPFGGEMSGHVFFADRNYGYDDAPYAALRLVEILAKTGKTIPQLLEGLPPAFNTPEIRIDTTEEKKVLIVEKMIEAFPGGPGADYKVDFTDGIRLSFADGWALCRSSNTQPVVVVRYESSSQAGLDKIRSRVEAVVNKYL; encoded by the coding sequence ATGTTTCAACCCGTCATTTTTAGAGAATACGACATCCGCGGCGTTTACAACGGCCAATTCGACGACCACTTTGCTTATCTCCTGGGTCGCGCGTTTATCGTTTACATGAAAGACAATGCGGGCGTGACAAATCCGACAATCGCTTTGGGTCACGACGCACGCGAAAGCTCTCCAGCTATCATCAGAAATCTTGCAAAAGGGATGATGGAATCCGGAGCCAAAGTAATTCACTTAGGACTTGTGACAACTCCTGTTTGCTACTTCTCAACATTTGAGTTGAAAGGTGTCAACGGAGCCATTCAAGTAACAGGCTCGCACAATCCACCAGAGTACAATGGATTTAAAATTTCTGTGGGCAAAGGCACTATCTTTGGTGCAGAGATCCAAAAACTTCGCGAGATCATTCAAAAAAATCAATTCATTGATGGCAAAGGCTCTGAAGAGAGCTTCGATATCAAGCCTATGTACTACGAGCGCTACAAAAAAGAATTCGGCACAATCAAAGACACAAAAGTTGTTTTGGATTGCGGTAATGGTGCCGGTGGTTCTGTCGTGCGCGGTCTTTTCAATGCTGTGGGATTAAATCCAACAATTCTTTTTGAAGAACCAGATGGCAGATTCCCAAATCACCATCCAGATCCAACTGTTGAAGAAAACTTGGTGGACCTCAAAGCACAAGTTCTTAAAGAGGGTGCTGTTTGTGGCATCGGCTTTGACGGTGATGCAGATCGTATCGGTGTTGTCGATCACACAGGTCGCATGATTTACGGTGATGAATTGATGGTTGTGATTTCCCGCGCGATTCTTGAAACCCAAAAAGGTGCTAAGATCATTGGAGACGTGAAGTGTTCAGATCGTTTGTATCAGGACGTTGCAAAACACGGTGGCCAACCGATCATGTGGAAAACAGGTCACTCTTTGGTGAAAGAAAAAATCAAAGTAGAAAAGGCTCCCTTCGGTGGAGAAATGTCTGGTCACGTTTTCTTCGCGGATCGCAACTACGGTTACGACGATGCTCCTTACGCAGCTCTTCGTTTGGTAGAGATTTTGGCTAAAACAGGAAAGACGATTCCACAATTATTGGAAGGTCTTCCTCCAGCATTCAATACTCCTGAAATTCGCATCGACACGACAGAGGAGAAAAAAGTTTTGATCGTAGAAAAGATGATCGAGGCTTTCCCAGGTGGCCCGGGTGCTGATTACAAAGTGGATTTCACAGACGGTATCCGTTTGAGTTTCGCAGACGGGTGGGCCCTTTGCCGCTCTTCAAACACTCAACCTGTTGTGGTGGTTCGTTACGAATCTTCATCGCAAGCTGGCCTTGATAAGATCCGCAGCCGCGTTGAAGCGGTCGTAAATAAATATCTTTAA
- a CDS encoding 4-hydroxythreonine-4-phosphate dehydrogenase PdxA — translation MSKLRIALTTGDVDGIGFEVTAKALHHLGPQKNVQFILWRTDGGDPRYLKLIDKKWTRITVDSLEEALKVDGPYLIDIASDLSPAEWVEISAKACLQKKIDGIATAPLSKTSIKDSGFKDLGHTDILKRLSKAKHVNMGFVGEKFNVVLATAHVPVSKVSKSLNFTVLAEALKNANELRKKLPAAQSKRPIGVLGLNPHAGEKGLIGNEELLLFPQLINFAKENRIPMEGPLVPDAAFFESNWKRYSVYLTLYHDQGLIPFKMIHGQDSGVHISLGIPFIRTSVDHGTAKDIFGKNIANPHSMIDSIRWAIKLARL, via the coding sequence ATGAGTAAACTGCGAATTGCTCTTACTACAGGTGATGTTGACGGCATTGGCTTTGAAGTCACTGCCAAAGCTCTGCATCACCTCGGTCCGCAAAAAAATGTTCAGTTTATTTTGTGGCGTACTGATGGCGGTGATCCTCGATACCTTAAACTTATCGATAAAAAATGGACACGCATCACTGTTGATTCTCTTGAAGAGGCTCTTAAAGTTGACGGCCCTTATTTGATCGATATTGCTTCTGATCTTTCACCTGCAGAGTGGGTTGAAATCAGTGCCAAGGCTTGTTTGCAAAAAAAGATCGATGGCATCGCGACAGCTCCTCTTTCAAAAACAAGTATCAAAGATTCCGGCTTTAAAGATCTTGGTCACACCGATATTTTAAAGCGCCTTTCAAAAGCCAAACACGTGAACATGGGTTTTGTTGGAGAAAAATTTAACGTTGTTCTTGCGACAGCTCACGTACCCGTTTCCAAAGTTTCAAAGAGTTTAAATTTTACGGTTCTTGCAGAGGCTTTAAAAAATGCTAACGAACTTCGTAAAAAACTTCCGGCGGCACAAAGCAAAAGACCCATCGGTGTTTTAGGATTAAATCCTCACGCCGGCGAAAAAGGTCTGATCGGAAATGAAGAGCTTCTTCTGTTTCCTCAGCTCATTAATTTTGCGAAAGAAAATAGAATCCCGATGGAAGGGCCGTTGGTGCCTGATGCTGCTTTCTTTGAATCCAATTGGAAGCGCTATTCGGTTTATTTGACTCTTTATCATGACCAGGGACTTATTCCATTTAAGATGATTCACGGGCAGGATAGTGGGGTTCATATCAGCCTTGGAATTCCTTTCATCCGCACAAGTGTGGACCATGGGACTGCAAAGGATATTTTTGGTAAAAATATCGCAAATCCGCATTCGATGATTGATTCCATTCGCTGGGCGATAAAATTAGCTCGACTCTAG
- a CDS encoding peptidylprolyl isomerase, whose amino-acid sequence MINILFSLLVAVPSHAEVVEKTVAIVNTELVLESDFKELEKRIGKQGLIDDSLLFDKPVTSLKGNRKAQLDYLINEKLIEAEVKRLNLTVTNDRVESELKDMAKRNNVSEAELANIIKGQGVSFEEYKVFLKSSIEKRSLMDSEIISKLRISDEDALNEYLKTNPNNRPSIDEFSVSHIFFSPKKGGAEAALKRAETVMGKLRSGESFETLAQQFSEDPNFSSGGSLGTFKSGEFLPEIEEAISNLKVGETTPIVKSRMGYHIVKLTGKKLTTDPKFERAKEAIKARLLEASFKRQLKTWLQNKRDESFVRINE is encoded by the coding sequence ATGATTAATATTCTCTTTTCTTTGCTAGTCGCTGTTCCCAGCCACGCTGAAGTTGTGGAAAAAACTGTGGCTATCGTAAATACCGAATTGGTTCTTGAATCTGATTTTAAAGAACTTGAAAAACGTATCGGCAAGCAAGGTCTTATCGATGATTCACTTCTTTTCGATAAGCCGGTGACAAGCCTTAAAGGAAATCGCAAAGCACAGCTTGATTATTTGATTAATGAAAAGTTGATTGAAGCTGAAGTCAAAAGACTCAACCTCACTGTTACAAATGACCGCGTTGAATCTGAACTTAAAGACATGGCAAAAAGAAACAACGTCAGTGAAGCTGAGCTTGCCAACATCATCAAAGGCCAAGGTGTTTCTTTTGAAGAATACAAAGTCTTCTTAAAAAGCAGCATTGAAAAGCGTTCTTTGATGGACTCAGAAATCATTTCAAAACTTCGTATCTCTGACGAAGACGCTTTGAACGAATATCTAAAAACAAATCCGAACAACCGTCCTTCGATTGACGAGTTTAGCGTGTCACACATCTTCTTTAGCCCTAAAAAAGGCGGAGCAGAGGCAGCCCTCAAGCGCGCGGAAACTGTGATGGGCAAACTTCGCAGTGGCGAAAGCTTTGAAACTTTGGCTCAGCAGTTCAGTGAAGACCCAAATTTTTCATCTGGGGGAAGCCTTGGAACATTTAAATCCGGCGAGTTCTTACCAGAGATTGAAGAAGCTATTTCCAATTTGAAAGTGGGCGAAACAACTCCGATCGTGAAATCTCGTATGGGTTATCACATCGTAAAGCTCACTGGAAAAAAACTGACGACAGATCCAAAGTTTGAACGCGCAAAAGAAGCCATCAAAGCAAGACTTCTTGAGGCCAGCTTCAAACGCCAACTGAAAACTTGGTTGCAAAACAAACGCGACGAATCTTTCGTTCGTATCAATGAGTAA
- a CDS encoding peptidylprolyl isomerase, producing MKFLKSPVTAGLFAFMSLALAGCPSSYQKLSTKPVEKVNDHVLTSKQFANQLARRLRNFDALAAKDPNNIHRIKEEILRDFLVKSLTLDWARAQSIVISETMLDKEVDKLRANYPDDLSFRRALALENLSFSEWREELRYSLVEKEVFKKLNEKVKAPSDEEIKRYYEDHKDRYKRKERIYIRQIVVDEDAKADAIKTDLKTGDFAELARKFSITPEAKTGGVVGWIEKGSVDYFDPLFSAGAGLQTVKSPFGVHLIRVEKKAPATTLPLEEVKSQIVRALKAQREQAEYVAWLDAQLRSSKVLKDYELLNTIKVDTRGPND from the coding sequence ATGAAATTTCTAAAGAGCCCCGTTACTGCGGGGCTTTTTGCTTTTATGAGTCTCGCTTTGGCGGGTTGTCCATCCAGTTACCAAAAGCTTTCAACGAAACCCGTTGAAAAGGTGAACGATCACGTTTTGACTTCAAAACAATTCGCCAATCAGCTTGCACGAAGACTTCGTAACTTCGATGCTCTGGCCGCGAAAGATCCCAACAATATTCATCGTATTAAAGAAGAAATTCTGCGTGATTTTCTGGTGAAGAGTTTAACTCTAGATTGGGCTCGTGCTCAGAGTATTGTGATCTCTGAAACCATGCTGGATAAAGAAGTCGACAAATTGCGTGCAAACTATCCTGACGATCTTTCTTTCCGTCGTGCCTTGGCTTTAGAAAACCTGTCATTTTCAGAGTGGCGTGAAGAGCTTCGTTATTCACTTGTGGAAAAAGAGGTCTTTAAAAAGCTCAATGAAAAAGTCAAAGCGCCTAGTGATGAAGAAATCAAACGCTATTACGAAGATCACAAAGACCGTTATAAACGCAAAGAGCGTATTTATATTCGCCAGATCGTGGTGGATGAAGACGCAAAAGCAGACGCCATCAAAACCGATTTAAAAACGGGTGATTTTGCGGAGCTTGCCAGAAAATTTTCTATCACACCGGAAGCCAAAACAGGCGGCGTGGTTGGATGGATTGAAAAAGGTTCTGTCGATTACTTTGATCCTTTATTTAGCGCAGGAGCGGGCCTTCAGACTGTTAAAAGTCCCTTTGGTGTGCATTTAATCCGTGTTGAGAAAAAAGCACCGGCTACAACCTTGCCTCTTGAAGAAGTTAAATCACAAATTGTCCGGGCCCTAAAAGCGCAACGCGAGCAGGCAGAATACGTAGCTTGGCTTGATGCCCAGCTTAGAAGTAGTAAAGTCCTAAAGGACTACGAATTACTGAATACGATTAAAGTAGATACGCGAGGGCCCAATGATTAA
- a CDS encoding peptidylprolyl isomerase, protein MKLIISILLLISANSYAQKATDVVAQVGKKTITVEEFNKKYNEVKSQTINPPTKEQFLEDLVRYEVGLQEAEKRGLQKDPVVLDRFNQEMYKALLEKDIGPRIQKIQVSDKEMQEWYAKNPELRTSHILIEFKPGATQTQIAEAKKRATEIFEEVKKSKRPFEELVKLYSDDALSKQAGGDIGWQSRVTLVPGYYDAIVNMKVGEIKGLIESQFGFHIIKLTGRRSFENANKRQIRAAVFDEKRKQIFNEYFDKLKKSYPIKENKSAL, encoded by the coding sequence ATGAAACTTATTATCAGCATCTTGTTGCTCATCTCTGCAAACTCATACGCTCAAAAAGCCACAGATGTGGTCGCTCAGGTAGGCAAAAAAACAATCACCGTTGAAGAATTCAATAAGAAATACAACGAAGTGAAATCTCAAACGATCAATCCTCCAACAAAAGAACAATTCTTGGAAGATTTGGTTCGTTACGAAGTCGGTTTGCAAGAAGCTGAAAAACGCGGTCTTCAAAAAGATCCTGTCGTTTTAGATCGTTTTAACCAAGAGATGTACAAAGCTCTTCTTGAAAAAGACATCGGCCCACGCATCCAAAAAATCCAAGTTTCTGATAAAGAAATGCAAGAGTGGTACGCTAAGAATCCGGAACTTCGCACAAGCCATATCTTGATTGAGTTCAAACCAGGCGCAACGCAGACACAAATTGCTGAAGCAAAAAAACGCGCGACTGAAATCTTCGAAGAAGTTAAGAAAAGTAAAAGACCATTTGAAGAGCTTGTTAAATTGTATTCTGATGACGCTCTTTCAAAACAAGCTGGTGGCGACATCGGCTGGCAATCACGTGTAACACTTGTACCTGGATACTATGATGCGATCGTGAACATGAAAGTCGGTGAAATCAAGGGGCTCATCGAATCTCAGTTCGGCTTCCACATCATCAAGCTGACAGGTCGTAGAAGCTTTGAGAACGCAAACAAGCGTCAAATCAGAGCCGCTGTTTTCGATGAAAAAAGAAAACAGATCTTCAACGAGTACTTCGATAAGTTGAAGAAGTCTTACCCAATTAAAGAAAATAAGAGCGCCCTTTAA